One genomic segment of Accipiter gentilis chromosome 29, bAccGen1.1, whole genome shotgun sequence includes these proteins:
- the ELAPOR1 gene encoding endosome/lysosome-associated apoptosis and autophagy regulator 1 isoform X2, which translates to MAGTGTGARWVPLLALCLATAVLPDRTGERLHVCKESEYHYEYTACDSTGSRWRVAVPHTPGLCTGLPDPVKGTECSFSCKAGEFLDMKAQACKPCAEGTYSLGTGIRFDEWDEVPHGFANIATNLEVDDGFGDAVENCTASTWVPLGDYVASNTDECTATLMYAVNLKQSGTVSFEYIYPDSSIVFEFFVQNDQCQPTVEESRWMRTTEKGWEFHSVELSRGNNVLYWRTTAFSVWSKVPKPVLVRNIGITGVAYTSECFPCKPGTYAPAAGSSTCQLCPADTFSSKGATACQPCEPTTYAEPGSASCKPRPPCTDKDYFYTHTACDAGGETQLMFKWAEPKICTEELPQAAKLPPSGVKTKCPPCNPGFAKSNGSACQPCPYGSYSNGSGCLSCPAGTEPALGLEYKWWNVLPPNMETTVLSGINFEYKGMAGWEVAGDYIYTAAGASDNDFMILTLVVPGFSPPSPVLEDAESKEVARITFVFETVCSVSCELYFMVGINSRTNTPVETWTGPKGKQSYTYVVEKNATMSFTWAFQRTPYHEAGRRYTSDVAKLYSVNVTNVLGGVASFCRRCAPEPAGSCAPCPPGNAMDRGSGTCQPCPPGTYLRGHPSDGTPACHPCGPGTRSNQLRSLCYNNCSFSLALPGQILHYDFSALATGTAFASGPSFTAKGLKYFHHFNISLCGNQGRKMASCTDNVTDARLPAGEGDPARVVTSYVCQSILVPPDVMGYKTAVSSQPVSLADRVVGVTTGSTLDGITSPPEHFPPGHPDLPDIVFFYRSNDVTQPCSGGRATAIRLRCDPLRPGTGSLAVPSKCPEGTCDGCTFHFLWVTGEGCPRCSAGHYRPIVGACLGGIQRTTYVWREPRLCRGGQSLPAQKVRGCRSVDFWLKVGISAGTCAAVLLAALAAYFWKKNQKLEYKYSKLVMNAAAKESELPAPDSCAIMEGEDAEDDLVFASKKSLFGKIKSLTSKRTPDGFDSVPLKTSSGSTAMEL; encoded by the exons ATGGCCGGTACCGGTACCGGGGCCCGGTGGGTGCCGCTACTGGCTCTGTGCCTCGCGACCGCCGTGCTACCGGACCGCACCGGGGAGCGGCTGCACGTCTGCAAGGAG TCCGAGTACCACTACGAGTACACAGCGTGTGACAGCACGGGCTCGCGGTGGAGGGTGGCCGTGCCACACACGCCGGGACTTTGCACTGGCCTGCCAGACCCCGTCAAGGGCACCGAGTGCT CTTTCTCTTGCAAGGCGGGCGAGTTCCTGGACATGAAGGCGCAGGCATGCAAGCCCTGCGCGGAGGGCACCTACTCGCTGGGCACCGGCATCCGCTTCGATGAGTGGGACGAGGTGCCCCACGGCTTCGCCAACATTGCCACCAACCTGGAGGTTGACGATGGCTTCGGCGACGCGGTGGAGAACTGCACCGC GTCGACGTGGGTGCCACTGGGGGACTACGTGGCCTCCAACACGGATGAGTGCACGGCCACCCTCATGTACGCTGTCAACCTCAAGCAGTCAGGCACGGTCTCCTTTGAGTACATCTACCCCGACAGCAGCATCGTCTTTGAGTTCTTC GTGCAGAATGACCAGTGCCAGCCCACGGTGGAGGAGTCGCGTTGGATGCGGACGACGGAGAAGGGCTGGGAGTTTCACAGT GTGGAGCTGAGCCGCGGCAACAACGTGCTGTACTGGCGGACCACAGCTTTCTCCGTGTGGTCCAAGGTCCCCAAGCCGGTGCTGGTGAGGAACATCGGCATCACAG gggtGGCTTATACCTCCGAGTGCTTCCCCTGCAAACCGGGTACCTACGCCCCTGCCGCCGGCTCCTCcacctgccagctctgccccGCAGACACCTTCTCCAGCAAAGGAGCCACCGCTTGCCAGCCCTGCGAGCCCACCACCTACGCCG AGCCTGGCTCGGCATCCTGCAAACCGCGGCCGCCCTGCACCGACAAGGATTACTTCTACACCCACACTGCCTGTGACGCCGGTGGGGAG ACCCAGCTGATGTTCAAGTGGGCAGAGCCAAAAATCTGCACCGAGGAGCTTCCCCAGGCAGCCAAGCTGCCCCCATCCGGGGTGAAAACCAAGTGCCCGCCATGCAACCCTGGCTTCGCCAAAAGCAATGGCAGCGCCTGCCAGCCCTGTCCCTATGGCTCCTACTCCAATGGCTCCG GCTGCCTCAGCTGCCCAGCAGGCACCGAGCCAGCACTGGGGCTGGAGTACAAGTGGTGGAACGTGTTGCCCCCCAACATGGAGACCACTGTCCTCAGCGGCATCAACTTTGAGTACAAGGGGATGGCAG gctgggaggtggctggggacTACATCTACACGGCGGCAGGAGCCTCTGATAATGACTTCATGATCCTCACGCTGGTGGTCCCTGGCTTCAG CCCTCCAAGCCCAGTGCTGGAGGATGCAGAGAGCAAGGAGGTGGCCAGGATCACCTTCGTCTTTGAGACAGTCTGCAGCGTCAGCTGTGAGCTCTACTTCATGGTG GGCATCAACTCCCGCACCAACACACCAGTGGAGACATGGACAGGCCCCAAGGGGAAGCAGTCCTACACCTATGTTGTGGAGAAAAATGCCACCATGAGCTTCACCTGGGCTTTCCAGCGCACCCCCTACCACGAGGCG GGCCGGCGGTACACCAGCGACGTGGCCAAGCTGTACTCTGTCAACGTCACTAATGTGCTGGGAGGGGTGGCATCCTTCTGCCGACGCTGCGCCCCTGAGCCGGCTGGATCCTGCGCCCCGTGTCCCCCTGGGAATGCCATGGACCGTGGCTCGGGcacctgccagccctgcccaccCGGCACCTACCTGCGGGGTCACCCCTCCGACGGGACCCCCGCctgccacccctgcggccccggCACCCGCAGCAACCAG ctccgcTCCCTCTGCTACAACAACTGCAGCTTCTCCCTGGCACTGCCAGGCCAGATCCTGCACTACGACTTCTCGGCGCTGGCCACCGGCACGGCCTTTGCCAGTGGCCCCAGCTTCACCGCCAAGGGCCTCAAGTATTTCCACCACTTCAACATCAGCCTCTGCGGCAACCAG GGCAGGAAGATGGCCTCCTGCACCGACAACGTGACGGACGCGCGGCTGCCGGCAGGCGAGGGGGACCCTGCCCGGGTGGTGACGTCCTACGTCTGCCAGTCCATCCTGGTGCCCCCCGACGTCATGGGCTACAAGACGGCCGTGTCCTCGCAGCCCGTCAGCCTGGCCGACCGCGTCGTGG GCGTCACCACCGGCTCCACGCTGGATGGCATCACCTCACCCCCCGAGCACTTTCCCCCCGGCCACCCTGACCTGCCCGACATCGTCTTCTTCTACAG GTCCAATGACGTGACGCAGCCCTGCAGCGGGGGCCGGGCCACCGCCATCCGCCTGCGCTGCGACCCGCTGCGCCCAGGCACCGGCAGCCTGGCCGTGCCCAG caaATGCCCTGAGGGCACCTGCGACGGCTGCACCTTCCACTTTCTCTGGGTGACTGGCGAGGGTTGTCCCCGCTGCTCCGCCGGCCACTATCGCCCCATTGTCGGCGCCTGCCTCGGCGGCATCCAG AGAACCACCTACGTCTGGCGGGAGCCCCGGCTGTGCCGCGGCGGGCAGAGCTTGCCGGCGCAGAaggtgaggggctgcaggagcgTGGATTTTTGGCTGAAGGTGGGGATCTCTGCCGGCACTTGTGCCGCTGTCTTGCTCGCCGCCCTTGCCGCCTACTTCTGGAAGAAGAACCAAAA GCTGGAGTATAAATACTCCAAGCTGGTGATGAACGCAGCGGCCAAGGAGAGCGAGCTGCCGGCGCCAGATAGCTGTGCCATCATGGAGGGGGAGGACGCCGAGGATGACCTGGTGTTTGCCAGCAAGAAGTCGCTTTTTGGCAAAATCAAGTCCCTCACGTCCAAG AGGACGCCGGACGGTTTTGACTCCGTCCCACTGAAGACATCGTCCGGCAGCACCGCCATGGAGctgtga
- the ELAPOR1 gene encoding endosome/lysosome-associated apoptosis and autophagy regulator 1 isoform X1 gives MAGTGTGARWVPLLALCLATAVLPDRTGERLHVCKESEYHYEYTACDSTGSRWRVAVPHTPGLCTGLPDPVKGTECSFSCKAGEFLDMKAQACKPCAEGTYSLGTGIRFDEWDEVPHGFANIATNLEVDDGFGDAVENCTASTWVPLGDYVASNTDECTATLMYAVNLKQSGTVSFEYIYPDSSIVFEFFVQNDQCQPTVEESRWMRTTEKGWEFHSVELSRGNNVLYWRTTAFSVWSKVPKPVLVRNIGITGVAYTSECFPCKPGTYAPAAGSSTCQLCPADTFSSKGATACQPCEPTTYAEPGSASCKPRPPCTDKDYFYTHTACDAGGETQLMFKWAEPKICTEELPQAAKLPPSGVKTKCPPCNPGFAKSNGSACQPCPYGSYSNGSGCLSCPAGTEPALGLEYKWWNVLPPNMETTVLSGINFEYKGMAGWEVAGDYIYTAAGASDNDFMILTLVVPGFSPPSPVLEDAESKEVARITFVFETVCSVSCELYFMVGINSRTNTPVETWTGPKGKQSYTYVVEKNATMSFTWAFQRTPYHEALRSLCYNNCSFSLALPGQILHYDFSALATGTAFASGPSFTAKGLKYFHHFNISLCGNQGRKMASCTDNVTDARLPAGEGDPARVVTSYVCQSILVPPDVMGYKTAVSSQPVSLADRVVGVTTGSTLDGITSPPEHFPPGHPDLPDIVFFYRSNDVTQPCSGGRATAIRLRCDPLRPGTGSLAVPSKCPEGTCDGCTFHFLWVTGEGCPRCSAGHYRPIVGACLGGIQRTTYVWREPRLCRGGQSLPAQKVRGCRSVDFWLKVGISAGTCAAVLLAALAAYFWKKNQKLEYKYSKLVMNAAAKESELPAPDSCAIMEGEDAEDDLVFASKKSLFGKIKSLTSKRTPDGFDSVPLKTSSGSTAMEL, from the exons ATGGCCGGTACCGGTACCGGGGCCCGGTGGGTGCCGCTACTGGCTCTGTGCCTCGCGACCGCCGTGCTACCGGACCGCACCGGGGAGCGGCTGCACGTCTGCAAGGAG TCCGAGTACCACTACGAGTACACAGCGTGTGACAGCACGGGCTCGCGGTGGAGGGTGGCCGTGCCACACACGCCGGGACTTTGCACTGGCCTGCCAGACCCCGTCAAGGGCACCGAGTGCT CTTTCTCTTGCAAGGCGGGCGAGTTCCTGGACATGAAGGCGCAGGCATGCAAGCCCTGCGCGGAGGGCACCTACTCGCTGGGCACCGGCATCCGCTTCGATGAGTGGGACGAGGTGCCCCACGGCTTCGCCAACATTGCCACCAACCTGGAGGTTGACGATGGCTTCGGCGACGCGGTGGAGAACTGCACCGC GTCGACGTGGGTGCCACTGGGGGACTACGTGGCCTCCAACACGGATGAGTGCACGGCCACCCTCATGTACGCTGTCAACCTCAAGCAGTCAGGCACGGTCTCCTTTGAGTACATCTACCCCGACAGCAGCATCGTCTTTGAGTTCTTC GTGCAGAATGACCAGTGCCAGCCCACGGTGGAGGAGTCGCGTTGGATGCGGACGACGGAGAAGGGCTGGGAGTTTCACAGT GTGGAGCTGAGCCGCGGCAACAACGTGCTGTACTGGCGGACCACAGCTTTCTCCGTGTGGTCCAAGGTCCCCAAGCCGGTGCTGGTGAGGAACATCGGCATCACAG gggtGGCTTATACCTCCGAGTGCTTCCCCTGCAAACCGGGTACCTACGCCCCTGCCGCCGGCTCCTCcacctgccagctctgccccGCAGACACCTTCTCCAGCAAAGGAGCCACCGCTTGCCAGCCCTGCGAGCCCACCACCTACGCCG AGCCTGGCTCGGCATCCTGCAAACCGCGGCCGCCCTGCACCGACAAGGATTACTTCTACACCCACACTGCCTGTGACGCCGGTGGGGAG ACCCAGCTGATGTTCAAGTGGGCAGAGCCAAAAATCTGCACCGAGGAGCTTCCCCAGGCAGCCAAGCTGCCCCCATCCGGGGTGAAAACCAAGTGCCCGCCATGCAACCCTGGCTTCGCCAAAAGCAATGGCAGCGCCTGCCAGCCCTGTCCCTATGGCTCCTACTCCAATGGCTCCG GCTGCCTCAGCTGCCCAGCAGGCACCGAGCCAGCACTGGGGCTGGAGTACAAGTGGTGGAACGTGTTGCCCCCCAACATGGAGACCACTGTCCTCAGCGGCATCAACTTTGAGTACAAGGGGATGGCAG gctgggaggtggctggggacTACATCTACACGGCGGCAGGAGCCTCTGATAATGACTTCATGATCCTCACGCTGGTGGTCCCTGGCTTCAG CCCTCCAAGCCCAGTGCTGGAGGATGCAGAGAGCAAGGAGGTGGCCAGGATCACCTTCGTCTTTGAGACAGTCTGCAGCGTCAGCTGTGAGCTCTACTTCATGGTG GGCATCAACTCCCGCACCAACACACCAGTGGAGACATGGACAGGCCCCAAGGGGAAGCAGTCCTACACCTATGTTGTGGAGAAAAATGCCACCATGAGCTTCACCTGGGCTTTCCAGCGCACCCCCTACCACGAGGCG ctccgcTCCCTCTGCTACAACAACTGCAGCTTCTCCCTGGCACTGCCAGGCCAGATCCTGCACTACGACTTCTCGGCGCTGGCCACCGGCACGGCCTTTGCCAGTGGCCCCAGCTTCACCGCCAAGGGCCTCAAGTATTTCCACCACTTCAACATCAGCCTCTGCGGCAACCAG GGCAGGAAGATGGCCTCCTGCACCGACAACGTGACGGACGCGCGGCTGCCGGCAGGCGAGGGGGACCCTGCCCGGGTGGTGACGTCCTACGTCTGCCAGTCCATCCTGGTGCCCCCCGACGTCATGGGCTACAAGACGGCCGTGTCCTCGCAGCCCGTCAGCCTGGCCGACCGCGTCGTGG GCGTCACCACCGGCTCCACGCTGGATGGCATCACCTCACCCCCCGAGCACTTTCCCCCCGGCCACCCTGACCTGCCCGACATCGTCTTCTTCTACAG GTCCAATGACGTGACGCAGCCCTGCAGCGGGGGCCGGGCCACCGCCATCCGCCTGCGCTGCGACCCGCTGCGCCCAGGCACCGGCAGCCTGGCCGTGCCCAG caaATGCCCTGAGGGCACCTGCGACGGCTGCACCTTCCACTTTCTCTGGGTGACTGGCGAGGGTTGTCCCCGCTGCTCCGCCGGCCACTATCGCCCCATTGTCGGCGCCTGCCTCGGCGGCATCCAG AGAACCACCTACGTCTGGCGGGAGCCCCGGCTGTGCCGCGGCGGGCAGAGCTTGCCGGCGCAGAaggtgaggggctgcaggagcgTGGATTTTTGGCTGAAGGTGGGGATCTCTGCCGGCACTTGTGCCGCTGTCTTGCTCGCCGCCCTTGCCGCCTACTTCTGGAAGAAGAACCAAAA GCTGGAGTATAAATACTCCAAGCTGGTGATGAACGCAGCGGCCAAGGAGAGCGAGCTGCCGGCGCCAGATAGCTGTGCCATCATGGAGGGGGAGGACGCCGAGGATGACCTGGTGTTTGCCAGCAAGAAGTCGCTTTTTGGCAAAATCAAGTCCCTCACGTCCAAG AGGACGCCGGACGGTTTTGACTCCGTCCCACTGAAGACATCGTCCGGCAGCACCGCCATGGAGctgtga